One Gambusia affinis linkage group LG15, SWU_Gaff_1.0, whole genome shotgun sequence genomic window carries:
- the LOC122844576 gene encoding actin filament-associated protein 1-like 1 isoform X2, giving the protein MDSKRQSVVMERLVNELNSLLKMLDHETVSPDTANKMASVRNILDSLQLSVNGSDVYMNGTSFVESLFEDFDCDLHMLSASPVEQKEPKDKEEKTQPSKSTPTDTPPPLPATPLPDDYYEEAVPLDPGSSPQYFTTNSRNSVEDAYYEDADNNYPTTRINGPSKTSNNDSDALSSSYESYEEEEEEAKGRDSSQRWTAEGSPDEPVRDCRICAFLMRKKRFGQWTKQLVVVRDNKLQCYKSIKELTPNTELPLNLCNVIYVPKEGRKKRHELRFSLPGGEALVLAVQSKEQAQRWLKVVHDVGSQCNNTEGLNGSTSPIIQRKLELDKMLQSDRQTSDSDSGPVADSQSNAYGAGRDITDSLNRGKRGAFSELTGSMSRAAGKKINRIITFSKKKPPLPGDPPSSSGHHDNPRCGYLSVCLSGCWKERWCVLRGGNLYLQKDPGDQRPPVIVVPLKGAEVVPGGLGPKHPFSFHIMQAGNELAALEASSSEDLGRWLGILFAETGSGILPEELHYDYIDVDTLTDIRQAARHSFLWATTTATSSSSASIDSRTYDEVYESIADEDVESKTGQVRRHASFSSRDSEKTEQQATIKRHASNVNPYGRYGKMRAEEDARRYLRQKEELEKQKEELRNTLISLRREKKEVKEQMKSDTDDAMEKRLAEIETLCKQKEEERVELELQLTEVKENLKKSLARGALGPPVDTKTQRNKAEKVYNESVPVNSASEFRKRPPSLCASSRGNVMQKAKEWESKKGT; this is encoded by the exons TGGTGATGGAGCGCCTTGTGAATGAGCTCAACTCTCTGCTGAAGATGTTGGACCATGAGACGGTTAGTCCCGATACTGCCAACAAGATGGCTTCTGTACGCAACATCCTGGACTCTCTTCAGCTGTCAG TCAATGGCTCAGACGTCTACATGAACGGCACGAGTTTTGTCGAGTCTCTGTTTGAAGACTTTG aTTGTGATTTGCACATGCTCAGTGCATCTCCAGTGGAGCAGAAAGAACCCAAAgacaaagaggagaaaacacagCCTAGTAAATCA ACACCCACAGACACACCACCGCCTTTGCCAGCAACACCACTTCCTGATGACTACTATGAAGAAGCTGTTCCTCTTGATCCTGGATCCTCTCCTCAGTATTTCACCACAA ATTCCAGAAACTCTGTTGAAGATGCTTACTATGAAGATGCTGATAATAACTACCCCACTACCAGGATTAATGGGCCCTCTAAAACATCCA acaATGACTCAGATGCGCTGAGTAGCTCCTATGAGTCttatgaagaggaggaggaggaggccaaGGGACGGGACTCCTCTCAGAGGTGGACCGCTGAGGGAAGCCCCGATGAACCGGTCAGGGATTGCCGCATATGTGCCTTCCTGATGCGAAAAAAGCGATTTGGCCAGTGGACAAAGCAGCTAGTAGTTGTTAGAGACAATAAACTCCAG tgcTATAAAAGTATAAAGGAGTTGACACCGAACACGGAGCTCCCCCTGAACCTCTGCAACGTCATCTATGTCCCAAAGGAAGGCCGGAAAAAGAGGCACGAGCTGCGCTTCTCCCTACCCGGAGGTGAAGCTCTGGTCCTGGCCGTTCAGAGTAAAGAGCAGGCCCAGCGGTGGCTCAAG GTGGTCCATGACGTTGGCAGTCAGTGTAATAACACAGAAGGACTGAATGGATCAACATCTCCAATAATACAGAGAAAACTGGAGCTTGACAAG ATGCTGCAGTCAGACAGACAAACATCGGACTCAGACAGCGGTCCAGTAGCAGACAGTCAGTCCAACGCTTACGGAGCAGGACGAGACATCACCGACTCTCTCA ACAGAGGGAAGCGGGGCGCGTTCTCAGAGCTGACGGGGTCGATGAGCCGAGCAGCGGGAAAGAAAATCAATCGGATCATCACTTTCTCCAAAAAGAAGCCTCCGTTACCAGGAGACCCTCCCTCATCTTCTGGGCACCATGACAACCCCCGCTGTG GTTATCTCAGTGTGTGTCTCAGTGGCTGCTGGAAGGAGCGCTGGTGTGTTCTCCGAGGTGGAAACCTATACCTGCAAAAGGATCCCGGGGACCAGCGGCCTCCAGTCATTGTGGTGCCTCTTAAAGGGGCAGAGGTGGTGCCTGGGGGCCTTGGACCCAAACATCCCTTCTCATTTCATATTATGCAAGCGGGCAATGAGCTTGCAGCTTTAGAG GCGAGCTCCTCTGAAGATCTTGGCCGCTGGCTGGGCATTTTGTTTGCCGAGACCGGTAGCGGCATCCTCCCTGAAGAGCTGCACTACGATTACATCGATGTGGACACACTCACCGACATACGGCAAGCTGCCAGACACTCCTTCTT GTGGGCTACTACCACTGCTACTTCCTCCAGCAGTGCTTCAATAGATTCCAGAACGTATGACGAAGTTTACGAAAGCATTGCG gatGAAGATGTTGAGAGCAAAACAGGTCAGGTGAGACGTCATGCCTCTTTCTCCAGCAGGGACTCAGAAAAAACCGAACAACAGGCCACCATCAAGAGGCACGCCTCCA ATGTAAATCCGTACGGGCGCTATGGGAAGATGCGTGCAGAGGAAGACGCCAGACGATACCTGAGGCAGAAAGAGGAGCTGGAGAAACAAAAGGAGGAACTGAGAAACACCCTAATCTCCCTCCGTAGGGAGAAGAAGGAGGTGAAGGAGCAAATGAAGAGTGACACAG atgaTGCTATGGAAAAGCGGTTAGCTGAGATAGAGACGCTGTgcaaacagaaggaggaggagagggtgGAGCTAGAGCTCCAGCTGACAGAAgtcaaagaaaatctgaagaaatcaCTGGCTAGAGGAGCTCTGGGTCCGCCTGTGGACACAAAG ACTCAGAGAAATAAGGCTGAAAAGGTTTACAACGAGAGCGTTCCCGTCAACTCAGCATCTGAGTTTCGGAAACGCCCCCCGTCTCTTTGTGCTTCCTCCAGGGGGAACGTCATGCAGAAAGCAAAG GAGTGGGAATCAAAGAAGGGGACCTAG
- the LOC122844576 gene encoding actin filament-associated protein 1-like 1 isoform X1 — translation MDSKRQSVVMERLVNELNSLLKMLDHETVSPDTANKMASVRNILDSLQLSVNGSDVYMNGTSFVESLFEDFDCDLHMLSASPVEQKEPKDKEEKTQPSKSTPTDTPPPLPATPLPDDYYEEAVPLDPGSSPQYFTTNSRNSVEDAYYEDADNNYPTTRINGPSKTSNNDSDALSSSYESYEEEEEEAKGRDSSQRWTAEGSPDEPVRDCRICAFLMRKKRFGQWTKQLVVVRDNKLQCYKSIKELTPNTELPLNLCNVIYVPKEGRKKRHELRFSLPGGEALVLAVQSKEQAQRWLKVVHDVGSQCNNTEGLNGSTSPIIQRKLELDKMLQSDRQTSDSDSGPVADSQSNAYGAGRDITDSLNRGKRGAFSELTGSMSRAAGKKINRIITFSKKKPPLPGDPPSSSGHHDNPRCGYLSVCLSGCWKERWCVLRGGNLYLQKDPGDQRPPVIVVPLKGAEVVPGGLGPKHPFSFHIMQAGNELAALEASSSEDLGRWLGILFAETGSGILPEELHYDYIDVDTLTDIRQAARHSFLWATTTATSSSSASIDSRTYDEVYESIADEDVESKTGQVRRHASFSSRDSEKTEQQATIKRHASNVNPYGRYGKMRAEEDARRYLRQKEELEKQKEELRNTLISLRREKKEVKEQMKSDTDDAMEKRLAEIETLCKQKEEERVELELQLTEVKENLKKSLARGALGPPVDTKVSIKTQRNKAEKVYNESVPVNSASEFRKRPPSLCASSRGNVMQKAKEWESKKGT, via the exons TGGTGATGGAGCGCCTTGTGAATGAGCTCAACTCTCTGCTGAAGATGTTGGACCATGAGACGGTTAGTCCCGATACTGCCAACAAGATGGCTTCTGTACGCAACATCCTGGACTCTCTTCAGCTGTCAG TCAATGGCTCAGACGTCTACATGAACGGCACGAGTTTTGTCGAGTCTCTGTTTGAAGACTTTG aTTGTGATTTGCACATGCTCAGTGCATCTCCAGTGGAGCAGAAAGAACCCAAAgacaaagaggagaaaacacagCCTAGTAAATCA ACACCCACAGACACACCACCGCCTTTGCCAGCAACACCACTTCCTGATGACTACTATGAAGAAGCTGTTCCTCTTGATCCTGGATCCTCTCCTCAGTATTTCACCACAA ATTCCAGAAACTCTGTTGAAGATGCTTACTATGAAGATGCTGATAATAACTACCCCACTACCAGGATTAATGGGCCCTCTAAAACATCCA acaATGACTCAGATGCGCTGAGTAGCTCCTATGAGTCttatgaagaggaggaggaggaggccaaGGGACGGGACTCCTCTCAGAGGTGGACCGCTGAGGGAAGCCCCGATGAACCGGTCAGGGATTGCCGCATATGTGCCTTCCTGATGCGAAAAAAGCGATTTGGCCAGTGGACAAAGCAGCTAGTAGTTGTTAGAGACAATAAACTCCAG tgcTATAAAAGTATAAAGGAGTTGACACCGAACACGGAGCTCCCCCTGAACCTCTGCAACGTCATCTATGTCCCAAAGGAAGGCCGGAAAAAGAGGCACGAGCTGCGCTTCTCCCTACCCGGAGGTGAAGCTCTGGTCCTGGCCGTTCAGAGTAAAGAGCAGGCCCAGCGGTGGCTCAAG GTGGTCCATGACGTTGGCAGTCAGTGTAATAACACAGAAGGACTGAATGGATCAACATCTCCAATAATACAGAGAAAACTGGAGCTTGACAAG ATGCTGCAGTCAGACAGACAAACATCGGACTCAGACAGCGGTCCAGTAGCAGACAGTCAGTCCAACGCTTACGGAGCAGGACGAGACATCACCGACTCTCTCA ACAGAGGGAAGCGGGGCGCGTTCTCAGAGCTGACGGGGTCGATGAGCCGAGCAGCGGGAAAGAAAATCAATCGGATCATCACTTTCTCCAAAAAGAAGCCTCCGTTACCAGGAGACCCTCCCTCATCTTCTGGGCACCATGACAACCCCCGCTGTG GTTATCTCAGTGTGTGTCTCAGTGGCTGCTGGAAGGAGCGCTGGTGTGTTCTCCGAGGTGGAAACCTATACCTGCAAAAGGATCCCGGGGACCAGCGGCCTCCAGTCATTGTGGTGCCTCTTAAAGGGGCAGAGGTGGTGCCTGGGGGCCTTGGACCCAAACATCCCTTCTCATTTCATATTATGCAAGCGGGCAATGAGCTTGCAGCTTTAGAG GCGAGCTCCTCTGAAGATCTTGGCCGCTGGCTGGGCATTTTGTTTGCCGAGACCGGTAGCGGCATCCTCCCTGAAGAGCTGCACTACGATTACATCGATGTGGACACACTCACCGACATACGGCAAGCTGCCAGACACTCCTTCTT GTGGGCTACTACCACTGCTACTTCCTCCAGCAGTGCTTCAATAGATTCCAGAACGTATGACGAAGTTTACGAAAGCATTGCG gatGAAGATGTTGAGAGCAAAACAGGTCAGGTGAGACGTCATGCCTCTTTCTCCAGCAGGGACTCAGAAAAAACCGAACAACAGGCCACCATCAAGAGGCACGCCTCCA ATGTAAATCCGTACGGGCGCTATGGGAAGATGCGTGCAGAGGAAGACGCCAGACGATACCTGAGGCAGAAAGAGGAGCTGGAGAAACAAAAGGAGGAACTGAGAAACACCCTAATCTCCCTCCGTAGGGAGAAGAAGGAGGTGAAGGAGCAAATGAAGAGTGACACAG atgaTGCTATGGAAAAGCGGTTAGCTGAGATAGAGACGCTGTgcaaacagaaggaggaggagagggtgGAGCTAGAGCTCCAGCTGACAGAAgtcaaagaaaatctgaagaaatcaCTGGCTAGAGGAGCTCTGGGTCCGCCTGTGGACACAAAGGTTAGCATCAAG ACTCAGAGAAATAAGGCTGAAAAGGTTTACAACGAGAGCGTTCCCGTCAACTCAGCATCTGAGTTTCGGAAACGCCCCCCGTCTCTTTGTGCTTCCTCCAGGGGGAACGTCATGCAGAAAGCAAAG GAGTGGGAATCAAAGAAGGGGACCTAG
- the LOC122844577 gene encoding fibroblast growth factor 13-like isoform X3, whose protein sequence is MAFPLRRSTSEPQLKGIVTRLSSRQGFQLQMQQDGTVDGTKDEDSSYALFNLIPVGLRVVAIQGVQTKLYLAMNNEGFVYTSEHFTPECKFKESVFENYYVTYSSMMYRQQQSGRAWYLGLNKEGAIMKGNHVKKNKAAAHFIPKPLKVAMYREPSLHDLTELSRSGSGTPPKSRSASALLNGGRKTPSNDDLS, encoded by the exons agCCCCAGCTAAAGGGCATAGTGACCAGGCTCTCCAGTCGCCAGGGCTTCCAGCTGCAGATGCAGCAGGACGGCACCGTCGATGGAACCAAGGATGAGGACAGCAGCTATG CCCTGTTCAACCTGATCCCTGTGGGGCTCCGTGTCGTGGCTATCCAGGGCGTCCAGACCAAACTCTACCTGGCAATGAACAACGAAGGCTTCGTTTACACCTCG GAACATTTCACCCCGGAGTGTAAGTTCAAGGAGTCTGTGTTTGAGAACTACTACGTCACGTACTCGTCCATGATGTACAGACAGCAGCAGTCAGGCCGGGCCTGGTACCTGGGACTCAACAAGGAGGGAGCAATCATGAAGGGAAACCACGTGAAGAAGAACAAGGCTGCCGCACACTTCATACCGAAACCACTTAAAG TGGCCATGTACAGGGAGCCCTCCCTCCATGACCTGACAGAACTGTCACGTTCCGGCAGCGGCACGCCGCCCAAGAGCCGCAGCGCTTCAGCCCTGCTCAACGGCGGAAGGAAGACACCCAGCAACGACGACCTGTCCTAG
- the LOC122844577 gene encoding fibroblast growth factor 13-like isoform X1: MSRAAAIASSLIRQKRQAREREKANACRGSSSPSNSKGANEKPSKLNVFSRVKLFGSRKKRKRRRPPEPQLKGIVTRLSSRQGFQLQMQQDGTVDGTKDEDSSYALFNLIPVGLRVVAIQGVQTKLYLAMNNEGFVYTSEHFTPECKFKESVFENYYVTYSSMMYRQQQSGRAWYLGLNKEGAIMKGNHVKKNKAAAHFIPKPLKVAMYREPSLHDLTELSRSGSGTPPKSRSASALLNGGRKTPSNDDLS; the protein is encoded by the exons ATGTCCCGGGCAGCGGCGATCGCCAGCTCCCTGATCCGCCAGAAGCGGCAGGCAAGAGAGCGGGAGAAGGCGAACGCCTGCCGCGGCAGCAGCAGTCCGAGCAACAGCAAGGGCGCCAACGAGAAGCCGAGCAAGCTGAATGTGTTCTCTCGAGTCAAATTGTTTGGAtcgaggaagaagaggaagagaaggcGACCACCAG agCCCCAGCTAAAGGGCATAGTGACCAGGCTCTCCAGTCGCCAGGGCTTCCAGCTGCAGATGCAGCAGGACGGCACCGTCGATGGAACCAAGGATGAGGACAGCAGCTATG CCCTGTTCAACCTGATCCCTGTGGGGCTCCGTGTCGTGGCTATCCAGGGCGTCCAGACCAAACTCTACCTGGCAATGAACAACGAAGGCTTCGTTTACACCTCG GAACATTTCACCCCGGAGTGTAAGTTCAAGGAGTCTGTGTTTGAGAACTACTACGTCACGTACTCGTCCATGATGTACAGACAGCAGCAGTCAGGCCGGGCCTGGTACCTGGGACTCAACAAGGAGGGAGCAATCATGAAGGGAAACCACGTGAAGAAGAACAAGGCTGCCGCACACTTCATACCGAAACCACTTAAAG TGGCCATGTACAGGGAGCCCTCCCTCCATGACCTGACAGAACTGTCACGTTCCGGCAGCGGCACGCCGCCCAAGAGCCGCAGCGCTTCAGCCCTGCTCAACGGCGGAAGGAAGACACCCAGCAACGACGACCTGTCCTAG
- the LOC122844577 gene encoding fibroblast growth factor 13-like isoform X2, with protein sequence MSGKSKVKEDNANKEPQLKGIVTRLSSRQGFQLQMQQDGTVDGTKDEDSSYALFNLIPVGLRVVAIQGVQTKLYLAMNNEGFVYTSEHFTPECKFKESVFENYYVTYSSMMYRQQQSGRAWYLGLNKEGAIMKGNHVKKNKAAAHFIPKPLKVAMYREPSLHDLTELSRSGSGTPPKSRSASALLNGGRKTPSNDDLS encoded by the exons agCCCCAGCTAAAGGGCATAGTGACCAGGCTCTCCAGTCGCCAGGGCTTCCAGCTGCAGATGCAGCAGGACGGCACCGTCGATGGAACCAAGGATGAGGACAGCAGCTATG CCCTGTTCAACCTGATCCCTGTGGGGCTCCGTGTCGTGGCTATCCAGGGCGTCCAGACCAAACTCTACCTGGCAATGAACAACGAAGGCTTCGTTTACACCTCG GAACATTTCACCCCGGAGTGTAAGTTCAAGGAGTCTGTGTTTGAGAACTACTACGTCACGTACTCGTCCATGATGTACAGACAGCAGCAGTCAGGCCGGGCCTGGTACCTGGGACTCAACAAGGAGGGAGCAATCATGAAGGGAAACCACGTGAAGAAGAACAAGGCTGCCGCACACTTCATACCGAAACCACTTAAAG TGGCCATGTACAGGGAGCCCTCCCTCCATGACCTGACAGAACTGTCACGTTCCGGCAGCGGCACGCCGCCCAAGAGCCGCAGCGCTTCAGCCCTGCTCAACGGCGGAAGGAAGACACCCAGCAACGACGACCTGTCCTAG